Proteins from one Chroococcidiopsis sp. CCMEE 29 genomic window:
- a CDS encoding peptidoglycan recognition family protein, with product MRLNIWTTRALLMFLLSLCLALSITLFSKGDPDLLEWEITASHPVAAAQSQNTIAQFQPIQIQGNKARGLLNFPLNFAKVAPPNYTPKYEFAWAHPVNYGERSIVDINGMPVHNQPIIVLHETVGSATSAINHFQTPHPNEKEQASYHTLIKRDGTVIYIVPPEKRAFGAGNSVFIGSNGVVEAVKTHPYLPPSVNNFAYHTSLETPPDGRNHKRRHSGYTEAQYQSLAWLIAQSRVPDQRITTHKAVDRSGARIDPRSFNVSKFFGLLHSYRRASLNKSQTFSANSSLLQH from the coding sequence ATGAGATTGAATATTTGGACAACTAGAGCTTTATTGATGTTTCTGCTGTCTCTGTGCCTAGCCCTTAGTATTACTCTGTTTTCTAAAGGAGATCCAGATTTACTGGAATGGGAGATAACAGCCTCGCATCCTGTAGCTGCTGCCCAGAGTCAAAATACAATCGCCCAATTCCAACCAATTCAAATTCAAGGGAATAAAGCCCGAGGTTTACTCAATTTCCCGCTCAATTTTGCTAAAGTTGCACCACCTAATTACACTCCCAAATATGAGTTCGCTTGGGCGCACCCAGTTAATTATGGGGAGCGGTCTATTGTAGACATTAACGGGATGCCTGTCCACAATCAACCGATTATAGTGCTACATGAAACTGTCGGTTCTGCCACATCTGCTATTAATCATTTTCAAACACCCCACCCCAACGAAAAAGAGCAGGCGAGTTACCATACTTTAATTAAGAGAGACGGCACAGTTATTTATATAGTCCCACCAGAAAAGCGAGCCTTTGGTGCAGGTAATTCTGTCTTTATTGGTTCCAATGGAGTAGTCGAGGCAGTGAAGACTCATCCCTACCTTCCCCCATCTGTGAATAACTTTGCTTATCATACTTCTTTAGAAACTCCGCCAGATGGTCGCAATCATAAGCGCAGACATAGCGGCTATACAGAAGCACAATATCAGTCCCTTGCTTGGTTAATTGCCCAAAGTCGTGTTCCAGATCAGCGCATCACTACTCATAAAGCAGTTGATCGTTCAGGCGCAAGAATAGATCCAAGAAGTTTTAATGTCAGTAAGTTCTTTGGTCTGCTGCATTCCTATCGCCGAGCAAGTTTAAATAAAAGCCAAACCTTTAGCGCCAATAGCTCGCTTCTCCAGCACTAA
- a CDS encoding NIL domain-containing protein, whose translation MKKRVTLTFPRRAIQMPVTYRLAKEFNVAANIIRAQVAPNQIGTLVVELSGDIDQLDAAIEWMRSQHINVSSALAEIVIDQDICVDCGLCTGVCPTEALTLDPKTFHLTFTRSRCIVCEQCIPTCPVQAISTNL comes from the coding sequence GTGAAAAAACGAGTAACGCTAACTTTTCCCAGACGTGCTATTCAGATGCCAGTTACCTACAGACTGGCAAAAGAGTTTAACGTTGCTGCCAATATTATCCGTGCCCAAGTTGCCCCTAATCAAATTGGCACGTTGGTAGTTGAACTATCGGGGGATATTGACCAGCTAGATGCTGCCATTGAGTGGATGCGATCCCAGCATATTAATGTTTCCTCCGCTTTAGCTGAGATTGTGATCGATCAAGATATCTGTGTAGACTGTGGTTTATGTACCGGAGTATGCCCTACGGAAGCTCTAACACTCGATCCAAAAACGTTTCACCTGACTTTCACGCGATCGCGCTGCATTGTCTGCGAACAATGCATTCCGACCTGTCCAGTGCAAGCCATTTCCACCAATCTTTAG
- a CDS encoding phosphatidate cytidylyltransferase — MPWSRIVSGIIAIALALISTILGGWYFTLTFAVIIYLGQLEYFELVKATGIAPAAKTTVAVSQVLLIIATVSSTLADAVVPVAGTFICFYLLFQPKLATIADISTSILGLFYCGYLPSYWVRLRSVGSAAASNLPLGGYWPDTWTIKALPEGLTATLLTFFCIWAADIGAYIIGKIFGRTRLSSISPKKTVEGAVFGVSASITVAVIGAWYLDWPGWPWTGLALGFLIGVASLLGDLTESMMKRDAGVKDSGQLIPGHGGILDRADSYVFTAPLVYYFVTLLLPLLKYSCCQFS, encoded by the coding sequence ATGCCTTGGTCTCGAATTGTTAGTGGAATAATAGCGATCGCCCTCGCCTTGATCTCAACAATTTTAGGAGGGTGGTATTTCACACTCACATTTGCTGTCATTATTTATTTGGGTCAATTGGAATACTTTGAGCTGGTAAAAGCTACAGGAATTGCGCCCGCTGCTAAAACTACCGTAGCCGTCAGCCAGGTGCTGCTGATTATTGCTACAGTTTCTTCCACCTTAGCTGATGCTGTTGTGCCTGTAGCTGGAACATTTATCTGCTTTTATTTACTATTTCAACCCAAATTAGCGACGATTGCTGATATTTCCACCTCAATCTTAGGACTATTTTATTGCGGCTATTTGCCCAGTTACTGGGTACGATTGCGATCGGTTGGTAGCGCCGCAGCCAGTAATTTACCTTTAGGCGGCTATTGGCCTGATACCTGGACGATCAAAGCATTGCCTGAAGGTTTGACAGCTACTTTGTTAACCTTCTTCTGCATCTGGGCAGCAGACATCGGCGCTTACATTATCGGCAAAATCTTCGGTCGCACCCGTCTTTCCAGTATCAGTCCTAAGAAGACGGTTGAAGGCGCTGTGTTTGGAGTAAGTGCCAGTATAACTGTAGCCGTGATCGGAGCCTGGTACTTAGACTGGCCTGGCTGGCCTTGGACTGGTTTGGCATTAGGTTTCCTAATTGGCGTTGCTAGCCTATTGGGTGACCTAACCGAGTCAATGATGAAGCGTGATGCTGGGGTCAAGGATTCAGGACAATTAATTCCCGGTCACGGCGGTATCTTAGACCGCGCTGACAGCTACGTCTTTACCGCTCCCCTGGTTTACTATTTTGTGACACTACTCTTACCACTGCTGAAATATAGCTGTTGCCAGTTCAGTTAA
- a CDS encoding IS1-like element transposase, which produces MILQVIHCPYCQGADLVKNGKTGQGKQRFMCRGEFCQGRTFLLNYAYAGQSRQVKQQIVDMALNGSGIRDTARVLHVSTSTVIKELKKRISTATSKCSSVRATESRDS; this is translated from the coding sequence ATGATTTTACAAGTAATTCACTGTCCTTACTGCCAGGGCGCCGATCTTGTTAAGAATGGGAAGACTGGTCAGGGGAAGCAGCGGTTTATGTGTCGAGGCGAGTTCTGTCAAGGTAGGACATTTCTGCTCAATTACGCTTATGCTGGGCAATCCCGTCAAGTGAAGCAGCAAATTGTTGATATGGCTCTAAATGGGAGTGGAATTCGAGATACGGCACGAGTGTTGCATGTAAGTACCAGCACTGTGATCAAAGAATTAAAAAAAAGAATCTCAACTGCAACAAGTAAATGTAGCAGTGTTAGAGCAACTGAATCCAGAGACAGTTGA